A window of the Gossypium arboreum isolate Shixiya-1 chromosome 2, ASM2569848v2, whole genome shotgun sequence genome harbors these coding sequences:
- the LOC128284058 gene encoding protein DOWN-REGULATED IN DIF1 11-like, producing the protein MAKLNHNLSMAIALLSSILIAASMVTSEEEFMITIPPEPEPGFYKTIEECIEKMSRECGENIVKAVLEDEDISEQCCVELVRGMGKICHDDLLQFYVSLPQLGFNVTHLNIRGHQVWNICISKTPSKM; encoded by the coding sequence ATGGCAAAACTCAACCACAACTTATCCATGGCGATTGCTTTGCTCTCATCCATATTAATCGCAGCTTCAATGGTAACAAGCGAAGAGGAGTTCATGATTACAATCCCACCAGAACCAGAACCAGGTTTCTATAAAACCATAGAAGAATGCATCGAGAAGATGAGTAGGGAATGTGGGGAAAACATTGTGAAAGCCGTTTTAGAAGATGAAGATATTTCAGAGCAATGTTGCGTTGAGCTTGTGCGTGGAATGGGCAAAATCTGCCACGATGACTTGCTCCAGTTTTACGTCTCATTGCCCCAGTTGGGTTTTAATGTAACTCACCTTAACATTAGAGGTCATCAAGTATGGAATATCTGTATCTCAAAAACTCCATCAAAGATGTAA
- the LOC108463225 gene encoding uncharacterized protein LOC108463225 translates to MGSDDWGSCSDNEVYLQDRNEDDDEEDCYSSGFLSKLQFRKDISKARWVDDLAMAEVVEKKGKMWVTMGIVRNGNTYCFIEETLFLIEIGALHVLDGNDIHLSLKELYEKLSNGKSGCYWELFEVYKHLKSLGYVVGRHGIPWSVKGQQIKSGTCSLEGSQESNEMLELEPKDENSVIELFNNMQITDVSPAFNVYLPNSKFRKSSPGDPSFVLYISRCSPSSRVEIEALERKHGAIPFKFCHVENGRVSFFSFAKTELPILP, encoded by the exons ATGGGCAGCGATGATTGGGGAAGTTGTTCAGACAATGAGGTTTATCTTCAAGACAGAAATGAGGACGATGATGAAGAGGATTGTTACTCATCTGGGTTCTTATCCAAATTACAGTTTAG GAAAGATATCTCAAAGGCTCGATGGGTTGATGATTTGGCTATGGCTGAGGTTGTTGAAAAGAAGGGTAAGATGTGGGTGACTATGGGGATAGTTCGCAATGGCAACACATATTGCTTCATTGAGGAAACTCT GTTTTTGATTGAAATAGGGGCGTTGCACGTTTTAGATGGAAATGACATACATCTTTCTCTAAAAGAACTATATGAAAAGCTTTCAAATGGGAAGAGTGGATGCTATTGGGAGCTTTTTGAGGTGTATAAGCACCTAAAATCTCTTGGCTATGTAGTTGGGCGCCATGGTATTCCTTGGTCTGTGAAGGGTCAACAGATTAAGTCTGGAACTTGTTCACTTGAAGGCAGTCAAGAGAGTAATGAGATGCTAGAATTGGAGCCGAAAGACGAGAATTCTGTCATTGAGTTGTTCAATAATATGCAGATTACAGATGTGAGTCCAGCTTTTAATGTTTATCTTCCTAACAGCAAGTTTAGAAAGTCTTCTCCAGGTGATCCGAGTTTTGTTCTATACATAAGTAG GTGCAGTCCATCATCCAGAGTAGAAATTGAGGCCCTTGAAAGAAAGCATGGTGCCATCCCTTTTAAGTTCTGTCATGTAGAAAACGGGCGTGTAAGTTTCTTCTCCTTCGCTAAGACTGAGCTTCCCATCTTACCTTAA
- the LOC108464021 gene encoding zeatin O-glucosyltransferase-like codes for MTNQENSVIVVMVPFPAQGHLNQLLHLSRIILSYGIPVHYVGTSTHNRQAKVRVHGWDPVAVASFHFHDCQVPPFASPPPNPNAAIKFPSHLQPCFDACHHLRKPVTELLRMLSLQAKKVVIIHDSMMGSVVQDVGSIPSTESYAFHTVSAFSLFFYLWESAGKPQVNAEMLGENDVPSLEGCFTEDFLEFIALQHRYLNVTSGSIYNTSEVIEGTYVELLRQHMKEKQHWALGPFNPLKVPEKNSCGSRHYCLEWLDKQGMNSVLYVSFGTTTTMGDEQIQELAIGLRRSNQKFIWVLRDADTGDVFNGEVRRPELPMGYQDSVKDKGLVVRDWAPQLEILAHPAIGGFVSHCGWNSCMESITMGVPIGAWPVHSDQPRNAVLITKLLKLGITIKDWARRDEVVTAAVVEDAVKRLMASEEGDEIRKRAAEVSGAVRQSLAEGEVYRKEWDSFITHIIR; via the coding sequence ATGACAAACCAAGAAAACTCAGTGATTGTTGTGATGGTGCCATTTCCAGCACAGGGTCATTTAAACCAGTTGCTTCACCTCTCTAGGATCATCCTCTCCTATGGCATCCCGGTTCATTATGTTGGTACATCCACACACAACCGGCAGGCAAAGGTCAGAGTTCATGGTTGGGATCCTGTAGCTGTGGCTAGTTTCCATTTCCATGACTGTCAAGTTCCTCCTTTTGCTTCTCCTCCTCCAAACCCCAATGCAGCAATCAAATTCCCTTCTCATCTCCAGCCATGTTTTGATGCCTGTCATCATCTTCGTAAACCTGTCACTGAGTTGTTACGCATGCTTTCTTTACAAGCAAAAAAGGTCGTTATCATTCATGACTCTATGATGGGATCCGTGGTTCAAGATGTTGGTTCAATTCCCAGCACAGAATCCTATGCTTTCCACACTGTTTCTgccttttctctcttcttttattTATGGGAATCAGCGGGGAAACCACAAGTTAACGCAGAAATGCTTGGTGAAAATGACGTTCCTTCTCTTGAAGGATGCTTCACTGAAGATTTCTTGGAGTTCATTGCTTTGCAACACCGATATCTAAACGTCACTTCTGGGAGTATATATAACACAAGCGAAGTGATAGAAGGTACATACGTTGAGTTGCTTCGCCAACATATGAAAGAAAAGCAACATTGGGCTTTGGGGCCATTTAATCCATTAAAAGTACCTGAGAAAAACAGTTGCGGTAGCCGACACTACTGTTTGGAATGGCTTGATAAACAGGGGATGAACTCTGTTCTTTACGTGTCTTTTGGGACTACAACCACAATGGGTGATGAACAAATCCAAGAACTGGCAATTGGTTTGAGACGAAGCAATCAAAAGTTCATTTGGGTATTGAGAGATGCTGACACAGGTGATGTTTTCAATGGAGAAGTTAGAAGGCCGGAGCTTCCAATGGGATACCAAGATTCAGTGAAAGATAAAGGGTTGGTGGTGAGAGATTGGGCACCTCAGCTGGAGATATTAGCCCACCCTGCCATTGGTGGGTTTGTAAGCCACTGTGGGTGGAATTCATGCATGGAAAGCATCACCATGGGAGTACCAATAGGGGCTTGGCCTGTGCATTCAGATCAACCAAGAAACGCAGTACTAATCACAAAGTTGCTCAAACTCGGCATTACCATCAAGGACTGGGCACGTCGAGATGAAGTAGTGACAGCAGCGGTAGTTGAAGATGCCGTGAAACGTTTGATGGCTTCAGAGGAAGGAGATGAGATAAGGAAGAGAGCGGCAGAAGTAAGTGGTGCGGTGCGCCAATCGTTGGCTGAAGGTGAGGTTTACCGTAAGGAGTGGGACTCCTTCATTACTCATATCATTAGGTAG